The following proteins are encoded in a genomic region of Maribacter hydrothermalis:
- a CDS encoding bifunctional alpha,alpha-trehalose-phosphate synthase (UDP-forming)/trehalose-phosphatase has translation MAKTIIISNRLPVQLQISNGGITAVPSVGGLATGMKSVHSSGDSLWIGWSGLTDEEIPEELAPKIDAALAKHGSSKVKLTEKEVDGFYYGFSNRTVWPLFHYFLEYSEFELESWEIYKAVNQKFADAILEKADNEDTIWIHDYQLMLVPQMVRAERPDISIGFFLHIPFPSYEIFRTLPWRREVLQGLLGSDLIGFHTYDYERHFLSSVRRLLGLEVSFNDIYLDDRVIKVDSFPMGIDYKKFSDAAKEHSQRSEDEKSELQKRLDTHKKSAPDAKFFLSIDRLDYTKGIAKRLNAFEYFLNKYPHYKERVRLIILAVPSRSNVPQYQLLKREIDELVGRINGELSTVSWTPIWYFYRSMPFENLIDLYTSSDIAWLTPIRDGMNLVAKEYIATRTDKTGVLILSEMAGSANEMNESLLINPNNFEQIADSLNEAINMPKEEQIARNTLLQKRLERYNVEKWANDFMNSLVGQKEKDQTYKSRKLSIDIMNTIMDSYNKSRRRLVFLDYDGTLAGFHTDPQKASPDEELYTLLDEISSQPNTDMYLISGRDKETFTKWFLPKKYNMIVEHGVWISQGGEEFRMLETVKKDWMEKILPVLESFVDRTPGSFIEEKNYSLAWHYRKTDPDFGQKRAVELNTVLTSLIANDDLSVLNGNKVMEIKSSNVNKGRASMRVYSEHDYDFVFAIGDDWTDEFMFQELPKDSVTVKVGRQKTQARYFVDNTKNVRAILKRFANKR, from the coding sequence ATGGCTAAAACTATCATAATCTCAAATAGACTACCCGTACAATTACAAATTAGCAATGGAGGCATAACTGCGGTGCCAAGTGTTGGCGGTTTAGCAACCGGAATGAAATCTGTCCATTCTAGTGGTGATAGCCTTTGGATAGGTTGGAGCGGATTAACAGACGAAGAAATACCAGAAGAATTAGCTCCTAAAATAGATGCAGCACTAGCAAAACATGGTTCCTCTAAGGTAAAACTGACAGAAAAAGAAGTTGATGGTTTTTACTACGGATTTAGCAATAGAACCGTTTGGCCATTATTCCACTACTTCTTAGAATATTCCGAATTTGAATTGGAGAGCTGGGAAATTTACAAAGCGGTGAATCAAAAATTTGCAGATGCAATTCTTGAAAAAGCCGATAATGAAGATACTATTTGGATTCATGATTATCAGTTAATGCTAGTACCACAAATGGTTCGTGCGGAACGGCCAGATATTTCTATTGGGTTCTTTTTGCATATTCCATTTCCTTCTTATGAAATATTTAGAACGCTACCATGGAGACGAGAAGTGTTGCAAGGCTTGTTAGGGTCAGACTTAATTGGTTTTCATACTTATGATTACGAACGTCACTTTTTAAGCTCTGTACGAAGGCTTTTAGGCCTAGAAGTTAGTTTTAATGATATTTATCTTGACGACAGAGTTATTAAAGTAGATTCTTTTCCTATGGGAATTGATTATAAAAAATTCAGTGATGCCGCCAAAGAACATTCTCAACGCTCTGAAGATGAAAAATCCGAATTGCAGAAACGATTAGATACCCATAAAAAATCGGCGCCAGATGCTAAGTTCTTTTTATCTATTGATAGGTTAGATTATACTAAAGGTATTGCAAAGCGACTTAATGCTTTTGAATATTTTTTAAACAAATACCCACATTATAAAGAAAGGGTCCGCTTAATTATACTTGCCGTGCCTTCCAGATCAAACGTACCGCAATATCAATTATTGAAGAGGGAGATTGATGAATTGGTAGGGCGTATAAATGGAGAACTATCAACGGTAAGCTGGACACCAATATGGTATTTCTACAGATCTATGCCTTTTGAAAACCTTATTGATTTATACACTTCTTCTGATATTGCCTGGTTGACACCAATTAGGGATGGAATGAATTTAGTGGCCAAAGAATACATTGCTACCAGAACTGATAAAACAGGTGTTTTAATATTAAGCGAAATGGCCGGTTCTGCCAATGAAATGAACGAATCGCTACTAATTAACCCTAATAATTTTGAACAAATAGCAGATTCACTGAACGAGGCTATCAACATGCCTAAAGAAGAACAGATTGCTAGAAATACTTTATTACAGAAGAGATTGGAGCGCTATAATGTGGAAAAATGGGCAAATGATTTTATGAATTCATTAGTTGGCCAAAAAGAAAAAGATCAAACCTATAAATCCAGAAAACTATCTATAGATATTATGAATACGATAATGGATAGTTATAATAAATCTAGAAGGAGATTGGTGTTTTTGGATTATGATGGTACATTGGCGGGTTTTCATACCGACCCACAAAAAGCATCTCCAGATGAAGAATTGTATACACTTCTAGACGAAATTTCTTCACAACCAAATACAGATATGTATTTAATTAGTGGGCGAGATAAAGAAACATTTACCAAATGGTTTTTGCCTAAAAAATACAATATGATCGTTGAGCACGGTGTATGGATTTCTCAAGGTGGTGAGGAATTTAGAATGTTAGAAACAGTTAAGAAAGACTGGATGGAGAAAATATTACCGGTTTTAGAATCTTTTGTTGATCGTACTCCAGGTAGTTTTATTGAAGAAAAAAACTACTCTTTAGCTTGGCATTACAGAAAAACAGACCCGGATTTTGGCCAAAAGAGAGCGGTAGAATTAAACACCGTCCTTACAAGTTTAATAGCCAATGACGATTTAAGTGTTTTAAATGGGAACAAAGTCATGGAAATAAAAAGTAGTAATGTAAACAAAGGTCGGGCTTCAATGCGCGTTTATTCTGAACATGACTATGATTTCGTTTTCGCAATTGGAGATGACTGGACCGATGAGTTTATGTTCCAAGAGCTTCCCAAAGATTCAGTAACAGTGAAAGTGGGTAGACAAAAAACGCAAGCCAGGTATTTTGTTGATAACACTAAAAATGTACGTGCAATTTTAAAACGTTTTGCGAACAAAAGATAA
- a CDS encoding nuclear transport factor 2 family protein has protein sequence MKHIYAVLITNILCCFNSIAQQSTEVYLADLNLSNDSLKINNVINISNNEGYDNQPSFFSDNKILFASTRNNQTDIALYDINDKTTTWLSNTPNGSEYSPLKIPGKEAISAVRLDDDGLQRLYEYDIKTGESNILLPDLKVGYHVWYSNDIIVCTVLIEDRMDLVVYNLKTHASYTAQKNVGRSLHKIPSSDLISFISKEGDSTYIKSLNPNTKETEQIITLIENTQDICWTVDGNIITALNEYLLVFKPNSDTIWKSFFEFQKTDIHGISRLAISPNGKFISFVSKDAPELIVQKQVESFNARDLEAFANCYSEDVVVRNFSKDTISVGRAQLKKGYEAFYQKTPSIEVKVSSRIVIGSTVIDQEVVSIGDKQNQQVAIYETDGLIKSMTFIRDKKTTFDPEIIVQKQLDAYNNRDIDGFLATYSKQAKLYSYSGELRTAGIDAMRAGYTEFFNSAPDLHCEILNRIVIGNKVIDEESITANGKTFKAAAIYEVENNEIVKVTFVN, from the coding sequence ATGAAACATATTTATGCTGTACTAATTACCAATATTTTGTGTTGCTTTAATTCTATTGCGCAACAAAGCACAGAAGTTTACTTGGCAGATTTAAACCTGTCTAACGACTCTTTAAAGATTAACAACGTCATTAATATATCTAATAATGAAGGTTATGATAATCAGCCTTCATTCTTTTCTGATAATAAAATTCTATTTGCATCAACAAGAAATAATCAAACGGATATTGCTCTTTATGATATAAACGACAAAACAACAACTTGGCTTTCAAATACTCCTAATGGCAGTGAATATTCGCCTTTAAAAATTCCAGGTAAAGAGGCTATATCCGCTGTTCGATTAGATGATGATGGTCTGCAACGTTTATATGAGTATGATATAAAGACTGGCGAATCAAACATTTTATTACCTGACTTAAAAGTGGGTTACCATGTTTGGTATTCTAATGATATTATTGTGTGTACGGTTTTAATTGAAGACCGTATGGATTTGGTAGTGTATAACCTAAAAACGCATGCAAGTTATACTGCCCAAAAAAATGTAGGTAGGTCGTTGCATAAAATTCCTAGTAGTGATTTAATCAGCTTTATATCAAAAGAAGGAGATAGTACTTATATAAAATCATTAAACCCTAATACCAAAGAAACCGAGCAAATCATTACACTTATAGAAAACACTCAAGATATTTGCTGGACTGTTGATGGAAATATTATTACCGCTTTAAACGAGTACCTATTAGTTTTTAAACCAAATTCTGATACCATTTGGAAATCCTTTTTTGAATTCCAAAAGACGGATATTCACGGTATATCGAGACTGGCAATTAGCCCAAATGGAAAGTTTATTTCTTTTGTTTCTAAAGACGCGCCGGAATTAATTGTCCAAAAACAAGTAGAAAGTTTTAATGCTCGTGACTTAGAAGCATTCGCAAATTGTTATTCGGAAGATGTCGTAGTGAGAAATTTTTCGAAGGATACGATATCGGTCGGTAGAGCACAATTAAAAAAGGGCTATGAAGCATTTTATCAAAAAACACCTTCTATTGAAGTTAAAGTGTCTTCAAGAATTGTAATTGGTTCCACAGTAATTGACCAAGAGGTTGTTTCTATTGGTGATAAACAAAACCAACAAGTAGCTATTTATGAAACTGACGGACTCATAAAAAGCATGACTTTTATTAGAGATAAAAAAACAACTTTTGACCCCGAAATCATTGTTCAAAAACAGCTTGATGCTTATAACAACAGGGATATTGACGGTTTTTTAGCTACCTACTCAAAACAAGCTAAACTATATAGCTACTCGGGCGAATTAAGAACAGCTGGTATAGATGCAATGAGAGCTGGCTATACCGAATTCTTTAATTCTGCCCCAGATTTACACTGCGAAATACTTAATAGAATTGTCATCGGCAATAAAGTTATTGATGAAGAATCAATTACTGCAAATGGTAAAACCTTCAAAGCCGCAGCCATTTATGAAGTTGAAAATAATGAGATAGTTAAAGTCACATTTGTTAATTAA
- a CDS encoding MFS transporter, translating to MKQKLHILPIIILSQFACTSTWFAGNAIIESLTKKLDFGPEIISYVISSVQFGFIIGTLVFGILMIADRFSPAKVFMICAFLAAISNLTLIYPQLSVSSLLLTRFSTGFFLAGIYPVGMKIAADYYEKGLGKALGFLVGALVLGSAFPFLIKGSPLANHPDSVIKLTSGITALGGLFLYLLVPNGPYRVESATLKLNAGPKLFKNFEFKKAAFGYFGHMWELYAFWAFTPVAIQWFAIQSDIDISVALWSGIVIAFGGLSCAYGGILSQRIGSKKVALIALIASGFLCLISPLLFYLPPSVFLSGWCLWGIVVTADSPQFSNLVASAVVPELKGTALTLVNCIGFTITIISIQLLGLLQTIIPVTLMFIPLAIGPILGVYNLISKRKLRSTLL from the coding sequence TTGAAACAAAAGCTACATATTCTTCCCATCATTATTCTATCACAATTTGCCTGTACATCCACTTGGTTTGCTGGTAATGCAATTATAGAGTCACTAACTAAAAAGTTAGATTTTGGGCCTGAGATTATTAGCTATGTAATTTCATCGGTGCAATTCGGTTTCATTATCGGGACATTAGTTTTCGGCATCTTAATGATTGCAGATCGCTTTTCACCAGCAAAGGTGTTTATGATATGTGCTTTTCTAGCCGCCATTTCTAATCTAACATTAATTTATCCGCAGTTAAGCGTGAGCAGTTTATTACTAACAAGATTTAGCACAGGATTCTTTTTAGCGGGTATTTATCCTGTAGGTATGAAAATAGCGGCAGATTATTATGAAAAAGGTTTGGGTAAAGCACTAGGGTTTCTTGTAGGAGCTTTAGTTCTTGGTTCCGCTTTTCCATTTTTAATTAAAGGGAGTCCGTTAGCCAATCACCCAGATAGTGTTATAAAACTGACATCAGGTATTACTGCATTGGGCGGACTATTTCTCTATTTACTTGTGCCAAATGGTCCATATAGAGTTGAAAGTGCTACATTAAAGCTAAATGCTGGACCTAAACTTTTCAAAAATTTTGAATTCAAGAAAGCTGCATTCGGGTATTTTGGCCATATGTGGGAACTGTATGCTTTTTGGGCATTTACACCTGTAGCAATACAATGGTTTGCCATACAATCTGACATCGATATATCGGTCGCTCTTTGGTCGGGAATCGTGATAGCGTTCGGCGGATTATCATGTGCTTACGGTGGCATACTATCGCAACGAATAGGCAGTAAAAAAGTGGCCCTTATAGCCTTAATAGCATCCGGATTTCTTTGTTTAATTTCTCCTTTACTATTTTATCTTCCACCTTCTGTGTTTTTGTCAGGTTGGTGTTTATGGGGAATTGTGGTAACGGCAGATTCACCCCAATTCTCAAATTTAGTAGCATCTGCAGTAGTTCCCGAATTAAAAGGAACAGCGCTTACTCTTGTAAACTGTATCGGTTTTACTATAACAATTATCAGTATACAGCTTTTAGGACTACTTCAAACGATTATTCCTGTAACTCTTATGTTTATTCCATTAGCTATTGGTCCAATTTTAGGTGTGTACAACCTAATATCTAAAAGAAAATTAAGATCAACGCTACTTTAG
- a CDS encoding M28 family peptidase — MKKFLLLALLTSALTLTAQTDQRIYDIIDAVSPERIESDITKLANFGTRHTLSDTVSTTRGIGAARRWIKSEFEKTSSECNGCLNVFYQKDLIKKGANDRIVKDVEVVNVLAIQKGTKYPNRYIIMSGDIDSRVSDPTNFTDDSPGANDNASGMAGTLEAARVLSKYQFENSVIYMGLSGEEQGLFGGGGVAQFAKDQGWEVIGIFNNDMIGNITGVDGTISNVDFRIFSEPVPPTETEAQRKARRFYGGEVDGVSRQLARYVHKNVKQYMPEMNPMMIYRLDRFGRGGHHRPFNDAGFPGIRIMEAHENYTQQHQDIRVEDGIAYGDVLEHVNFEYAAKLTAVNAINLASIAWAPPAPTTVKIGGIVEPAAKFQWSKVDGAKGYKIYWRDTTSPTWDYSRYVGDVSEFILEGIVIDNFFFGVSAVGENGFESPVVFPNGIFR, encoded by the coding sequence ATGAAAAAATTCTTACTACTCGCGCTACTTACCTCGGCCCTCACTTTAACAGCGCAAACCGACCAACGCATTTATGATATTATCGATGCAGTTTCTCCTGAACGTATTGAAAGTGATATTACCAAACTTGCTAATTTTGGCACAAGACATACCTTAAGCGATACGGTCTCAACAACAAGAGGAATTGGCGCAGCAAGACGTTGGATTAAAAGTGAATTCGAAAAAACATCTTCTGAATGTAATGGTTGCCTAAACGTTTTTTATCAAAAAGATTTAATCAAGAAAGGAGCTAATGACCGTATCGTAAAAGATGTTGAAGTGGTTAACGTACTTGCTATTCAAAAAGGAACCAAATACCCTAATCGTTACATTATTATGAGTGGCGATATCGATTCGCGTGTTAGCGATCCTACAAACTTTACAGATGATTCTCCTGGTGCCAATGACAATGCCAGTGGTATGGCAGGTACTTTAGAAGCTGCACGTGTTCTGTCTAAATATCAATTCGAAAATAGTGTCATTTACATGGGACTTTCTGGTGAAGAACAAGGTCTTTTTGGCGGTGGTGGTGTTGCGCAATTTGCAAAAGACCAAGGTTGGGAAGTTATTGGTATTTTCAATAACGATATGATCGGTAATATTACCGGTGTAGACGGAACCATTAGTAATGTTGATTTTAGAATTTTCTCTGAACCTGTACCACCGACCGAAACTGAAGCACAACGTAAAGCAAGACGTTTTTATGGTGGTGAAGTTGATGGGGTTTCCAGACAATTGGCACGCTATGTTCATAAAAATGTGAAGCAATACATGCCCGAAATGAACCCTATGATGATTTATCGTTTAGATCGTTTTGGTCGTGGTGGTCATCACAGACCCTTTAATGACGCTGGTTTTCCAGGTATTCGTATTATGGAAGCTCATGAAAACTATACCCAGCAGCACCAAGATATTCGTGTGGAGGATGGTATTGCTTACGGTGATGTTCTTGAACATGTGAATTTTGAATATGCTGCAAAATTAACAGCTGTAAACGCTATTAACTTGGCTTCAATTGCTTGGGCTCCTCCTGCTCCAACAACCGTAAAAATTGGTGGTATTGTAGAACCTGCCGCTAAATTTCAGTGGAGCAAGGTAGATGGTGCCAAAGGATATAAAATATACTGGAGAGATACTACTTCTCCTACTTGGGATTATAGTAGATATGTAGGTGATGTTTCTGAGTTTATCCTAGAAGGCATTGTTATTGATAACTTCTTCTTCGGTGTTTCTGCCGTTGGTGAAAACGGATTTGAGAGTCCGGTTGTTTTTCCTAACGGAATTTTCAGATAA
- a CDS encoding M1 family metallopeptidase codes for MNKSIVFAFVSIVFISTMSHSQLLQNKEVFTEQDSLRGTITKERIWWDLNYYHLNIDVNPDDKFISGSNTIRYKVLIPHQVLQVDLQAPLQIEKATQDGKNLEVVNNGNAHFIQLQKKQEPGEFNEVVITYSGNPKEAVRAPWDGGFSWKKDENGKHFVATSCQGLGASVWWPNKDHMYDEVDSMLISVKVPKGLTNIANGRLRKLDTITNTSHWFVSNPINNYGVNVNIADYVYFGEKYDGEKGMLDMDYYVLRDDLDKAKEHFKDAPKMMEAFEHWFGPYPFYEDSFKLVQVPYLGMEHQSSITYGNQWKKGYLGKDLSGSGWGLKFDFLLIHESGHEWFANNITYKDIADMWVHEGFTSYSESLFLDYHHGTTAANEYMQGLRKNIKNDRPIIGVYNVNHEGSGDMYYKGSNMLHTLRQVVNDDEKWREILRGLNKDFYHTTVTTDQIEQYISTKMNLDLKPFFNQYLRTTNIPVFEYTVKGKKITYRFTNTVDNFTLPIKVYVNDSAVWIEPTTEWQTKKINGDLTSLRVDPNFYIETKI; via the coding sequence ATGAATAAATCAATCGTTTTTGCCTTTGTATCCATAGTATTCATCTCAACGATGTCGCACAGTCAATTACTTCAAAATAAAGAAGTGTTTACCGAACAAGATTCTCTGAGGGGAACTATTACCAAAGAACGTATTTGGTGGGATTTAAATTATTACCACTTAAATATTGATGTGAACCCCGATGATAAGTTTATAAGTGGCAGCAATACAATTCGTTATAAAGTTCTAATACCTCATCAGGTTTTACAGGTAGACTTACAAGCACCTTTACAAATTGAAAAAGCCACACAAGATGGTAAAAATTTGGAGGTTGTCAACAATGGCAATGCGCATTTTATTCAGTTACAAAAAAAACAAGAACCGGGCGAATTTAACGAAGTGGTCATCACCTATTCCGGTAATCCAAAAGAAGCTGTCAGGGCGCCTTGGGATGGAGGGTTTTCTTGGAAAAAAGATGAAAATGGCAAGCATTTCGTAGCGACGTCTTGTCAAGGTTTAGGAGCCAGTGTTTGGTGGCCAAATAAAGATCATATGTACGATGAAGTAGACAGCATGTTAATCAGCGTAAAAGTACCTAAAGGGCTCACTAATATTGCCAACGGAAGACTTCGAAAACTTGATACTATTACGAACACTTCTCATTGGTTCGTATCAAATCCTATCAATAATTATGGGGTCAACGTTAATATAGCTGACTATGTTTACTTTGGAGAAAAGTACGACGGCGAAAAAGGCATGTTGGATATGGACTATTACGTATTACGTGATGATCTTGATAAAGCAAAAGAACATTTTAAAGATGCGCCTAAAATGATGGAAGCTTTTGAACATTGGTTTGGCCCCTACCCTTTTTATGAAGATTCTTTTAAATTAGTACAGGTTCCTTATTTAGGCATGGAACATCAAAGCTCAATCACCTATGGTAACCAATGGAAAAAAGGGTATTTGGGTAAAGATCTATCTGGCTCTGGATGGGGCCTTAAATTCGATTTTCTTCTTATTCACGAATCTGGTCATGAATGGTTCGCAAATAATATCACTTATAAAGACATTGCCGATATGTGGGTCCATGAGGGTTTTACCTCCTATTCTGAAAGTTTATTTTTAGACTATCATCATGGAACAACGGCAGCTAACGAATATATGCAAGGTCTTAGAAAAAACATCAAAAATGATAGGCCAATAATCGGTGTTTACAATGTAAATCATGAAGGTAGTGGGGACATGTATTATAAAGGTTCAAATATGCTACACACCTTAAGGCAAGTAGTTAATGATGATGAAAAGTGGCGAGAAATCCTTAGAGGTTTAAACAAAGATTTTTATCATACAACAGTGACTACAGATCAAATAGAACAATATATCAGCACAAAAATGAATCTTGATCTAAAACCTTTCTTTAATCAATATTTAAGAACAACCAATATTCCGGTTTTTGAATACACCGTAAAAGGAAAAAAAATAACGTATCGCTTCACCAATACAGTCGATAATTTCACTCTTCCTATTAAAGTATATGTAAATGATAGCGCTGTGTGGATAGAACCTACAACAGAATGGCAAACTAAGAAAATAAATGGAGACTTAACTTCTTTACGTGTAGACCCTAATTTCTATATTGAAACAAAAATCTAA
- a CDS encoding DUF2914 domain-containing protein, with the protein MRKSLASYRNSAFKNFIRRHSKYAPILFFIGGFIFDTLTLGRIDRTYDLTVLCMHMTSLSITLYLYNLADDGRWENTFLARYEEYLPLAIQFFFGGLSSAYVIYFSRSVSLSKTASFFIILVLLLIANEFLKKRISNKYLQFGVYYFISFTFFTFMIPVFLKELNTTIFLISGAVSLVSTLVLFTFIYSKSPSTRKEIKLGKMIGIIIAIYGIINVFYFLRLIPPVPLALDKGIVAHDIVLKNGRYEVTYESEESYIFWRKHKLEYNYTPDQRVYIFSSIFAPTDLKKAIFHRWRKYNDKTNEWETVEDIGYDITGGRDGGFRGYTYKTNVTPGEWEVQVLTEEEQMLGVIGFQIHLRTNEGPLNLKTSKF; encoded by the coding sequence ATGAGAAAATCGCTTGCTAGTTATAGAAATAGTGCCTTTAAAAATTTCATTCGAAGGCACTCTAAATATGCACCAATACTCTTCTTTATTGGCGGATTCATATTTGACACCTTAACCTTAGGCCGTATTGACCGCACCTACGACCTAACGGTTTTATGTATGCATATGACCTCGTTATCCATTACATTATATCTTTATAATTTAGCGGATGATGGAAGATGGGAGAATACTTTTTTAGCAAGATATGAGGAGTATTTACCGCTCGCAATTCAATTTTTTTTCGGAGGATTATCAAGTGCTTACGTTATTTATTTTTCTAGAAGTGTTTCTTTATCCAAAACAGCATCGTTTTTTATTATTTTAGTTTTATTACTAATCGCAAATGAATTTCTAAAAAAGCGAATTTCAAATAAGTATCTGCAATTTGGTGTATACTACTTTATCAGTTTCACTTTTTTTACTTTTATGATTCCCGTGTTCTTAAAGGAATTAAATACCACCATATTCTTAATTTCTGGAGCGGTTAGCTTAGTCAGCACCTTAGTACTTTTCACTTTTATTTATAGCAAAAGCCCTAGTACTAGAAAGGAAATTAAACTAGGTAAAATGATTGGTATCATTATAGCCATTTACGGTATTATTAATGTGTTTTATTTTTTAAGATTAATTCCACCTGTTCCATTAGCTTTAGACAAAGGTATTGTTGCCCATGATATTGTATTGAAAAACGGGCGTTATGAAGTGACTTATGAGTCTGAGGAATCGTATATATTTTGGAGGAAACATAAGCTAGAGTATAACTACACTCCCGACCAACGTGTTTATATATTTTCTTCCATTTTTGCACCGACCGATTTAAAAAAGGCCATTTTTCATAGATGGAGAAAATATAATGATAAAACCAATGAGTGGGAAACTGTTGAAGATATTGGCTATGACATTACAGGTGGCAGAGATGGCGGCTTTAGAGGATATACTTATAAAACTAATGTAACACCAGGGGAATGGGAAGTTCAAGTTTTAACGGAGGAAGAACAAATGCTAGGTGTTATTGGATTTCAAATACATCTTAGAACCAACGAAGGACCACTTAATTTAAAGACTTCAAAGTTTTAA
- a CDS encoding YkgJ family cysteine cluster protein: MTIYHKVRAVDYMFCQLEKEIGSFQKSTGLGCVAHCGNCCLKPDINATALEFLPLAYHLFKNGKAEHWLSLLQNDSSTKLCPVLNTVIAPGAIGFCSEYAHRGLICRLFGFSAMLHKNNTPKLVTCKPIKENKPEAVANAEAHITSKKNYPLISNYYMQLRSIDEALGEELFPIRIAIEKAIYAVLGYYAYRRPPRKNKVA, encoded by the coding sequence GTGACAATATATCATAAAGTTAGAGCGGTAGATTACATGTTCTGCCAATTAGAAAAGGAAATAGGTTCTTTCCAAAAATCTACAGGACTTGGTTGTGTAGCCCATTGTGGTAATTGTTGTCTTAAACCAGACATCAATGCTACTGCTTTAGAATTTTTACCACTTGCATATCATCTATTTAAGAATGGAAAAGCTGAGCACTGGTTAAGTCTTTTACAAAACGACTCGTCTACTAAACTCTGCCCGGTTTTAAATACAGTAATTGCACCTGGTGCCATAGGTTTTTGTTCTGAATATGCACACCGTGGACTTATTTGTAGGTTGTTTGGCTTTTCTGCAATGCTTCATAAAAACAATACTCCTAAATTGGTTACTTGTAAACCTATAAAAGAAAATAAACCAGAAGCTGTTGCCAATGCTGAAGCTCATATAACCTCCAAAAAGAACTACCCGCTCATTAGTAACTATTACATGCAATTGCGATCTATAGATGAAGCATTGGGAGAAGAGTTATTTCCTATTAGAATTGCTATAGAGAAGGCCATATATGCGGTTTTAGGTTATTATGCCTATCGTAGACCACCAAGAAAAAATAAAGTCGCATAA
- a CDS encoding GAF domain-containing protein, which translates to MSSSKEIITTIQNHLIKDVPNWDNLLKIILEHFNCSTGTLHFLDKDSLLQLQSQVGIPEFLIPKLATIPIGKGMAGIAAERRKPVEICNLQTDESGVARPSAKDTKVEGSLAAPLIYNETLYGTVGIAKQISYDFTEAEIDLLMQIGELISKKIS; encoded by the coding sequence ATGAGCAGCTCTAAAGAAATTATTACAACGATACAGAATCACTTAATAAAAGACGTCCCCAATTGGGACAACCTTTTAAAAATAATCCTAGAGCATTTTAATTGCTCTACCGGTACGCTACACTTTTTAGATAAGGACTCTTTACTACAGCTTCAATCGCAGGTAGGCATACCTGAATTTCTTATTCCTAAATTAGCTACTATACCTATTGGAAAAGGAATGGCAGGTATTGCTGCAGAGAGAAGAAAACCTGTTGAAATATGTAATTTACAAACAGATGAATCTGGTGTTGCCAGACCTTCGGCAAAAGACACAAAAGTTGAGGGTTCATTAGCTGCTCCCTTAATTTATAACGAAACGCTTTACGGAACAGTTGGTATCGCCAAACAGATATCTTATGATTTTACAGAAGCAGAAATAGACTTATTGATGCAAATAGGTGAGTTAATTAGCAAGAAAATAAGTTAG